A stretch of Flexivirga aerilata DNA encodes these proteins:
- the lysS gene encoding lysine--tRNA ligase: protein MTELQLDDWVSRLADEVIADAKAKDTKVVCASGISPSGPIHLGNLREVMTPHLVADEVRRRGVEVEHIISWDDYDRFRKVPNVPGVTADWEQHIGKPLTEVPPPEGSTASSWAEHFRLQLEQSLAELGITYRGISQTQMYAAGAYTEQILFAMSQRAEIDKVLGQYRTLSPKKAKQQKLSEEEAAAAAEAEAGSGAAAEADGSGSSGYYPYKPYCTVCGTDFTTVTAYDDTTTELTYTCRCGHTETVVLRDFRHGKLVWKVDWPMRWSYEKVVFEPSGVDHQSPGSSYVVGKELAPMFGWERPIGPMYAFVGIKGMAKMSSSRGGVPIPADALQIMEPQLLRWLYARRKPSQAFNVAFDAEIQRMYDEWDSLAGKIASGAGQPGDVAAYTRAASVVQGPLPATPRPVSYRTLASIVDITTGDEEQTLRIVSALDADNPVTSLDELRPRLTCVEHWVRTQMADEDRTVVRAEPDTERLAALSDDERQALRILLDGNGSDLPRLDDAWSLDGLTHQVYGVPKVQRGLAADEIVKGDKELAAAQRQFFKLLYNLLVDKDTGPRLPTLLLAVGAERTRALLGG from the coding sequence GTGACTGAGCTGCAGCTTGACGACTGGGTGTCCCGACTCGCCGACGAAGTGATCGCCGACGCGAAGGCCAAGGACACCAAGGTCGTCTGCGCGTCGGGCATCTCGCCCTCCGGCCCGATCCACCTCGGCAACCTGCGCGAGGTGATGACGCCGCACCTGGTGGCCGACGAGGTGCGCCGCCGTGGCGTCGAGGTCGAGCACATCATCAGCTGGGACGACTACGACCGCTTCCGCAAGGTCCCGAACGTGCCTGGTGTCACTGCCGATTGGGAGCAGCACATCGGCAAGCCGCTGACCGAGGTGCCGCCGCCCGAGGGTTCGACCGCGTCGAGCTGGGCCGAGCACTTCCGGCTGCAGCTGGAGCAGAGCCTGGCCGAGCTCGGCATCACCTACCGCGGCATCAGCCAGACGCAGATGTATGCCGCAGGCGCCTACACCGAGCAGATCCTCTTCGCGATGTCGCAGCGCGCCGAGATCGACAAGGTGCTCGGCCAATACCGCACGCTCAGCCCGAAGAAGGCCAAGCAGCAGAAGCTCTCTGAGGAGGAGGCGGCCGCTGCGGCAGAGGCCGAGGCGGGCTCGGGCGCAGCCGCCGAGGCCGACGGCTCCGGCTCGAGCGGTTACTACCCCTACAAGCCCTACTGCACGGTGTGCGGCACCGACTTCACCACCGTCACCGCCTACGACGACACCACCACCGAGCTGACCTACACCTGCCGGTGCGGTCACACCGAGACCGTGGTGCTGCGCGACTTCCGGCACGGCAAGCTGGTCTGGAAGGTCGACTGGCCGATGCGCTGGTCCTACGAGAAGGTCGTGTTCGAGCCGTCGGGCGTGGACCACCAGTCGCCGGGCTCGTCATACGTCGTCGGCAAGGAGCTGGCGCCGATGTTCGGCTGGGAGCGCCCGATCGGCCCGATGTATGCCTTCGTCGGCATCAAGGGCATGGCCAAGATGTCGTCCTCGCGCGGTGGCGTGCCGATCCCCGCGGACGCCCTGCAGATCATGGAGCCGCAGCTGCTGCGCTGGCTCTACGCGCGGCGCAAGCCGTCCCAGGCGTTCAACGTCGCCTTCGACGCCGAGATCCAGCGGATGTATGACGAGTGGGACTCCCTCGCCGGCAAGATCGCGAGCGGAGCCGGTCAGCCCGGGGACGTCGCGGCCTACACCCGCGCGGCCTCGGTCGTGCAGGGTCCGCTGCCCGCGACCCCGCGGCCGGTGTCCTACCGCACGCTCGCCTCGATCGTCGACATCACCACCGGCGACGAGGAGCAAACGCTGCGCATCGTGAGCGCGCTCGATGCCGACAACCCGGTCACCTCCCTGGACGAGCTGCGGCCGCGGCTGACCTGCGTCGAGCACTGGGTGCGCACGCAGATGGCCGACGAGGACCGCACCGTCGTGCGTGCCGAGCCGGACACCGAGCGACTGGCCGCGCTCTCCGACGACGAGCGTCAAGCCTTGCGAATCCTGTTGGACGGCAACGGATCCGACCTGCCGCGCCTGGACGACGCATGGTCGCTCGACGGCCTCACCCACCAGGTCTACGGCGTGCCCAAGGTGCAGCGCGGCCTCGCCGCCGACGAGATCGTCAAGGGCGACAAGGAGCTCGCAGCGGCCCAGCGGCAGTTCTTCAAGCTGCTCTACAACCTGCTGGTCGACAAGGACACCGGCCCGCGGCTGCCGACGCTGCTGCTCGCCGTCGGTGCCGAGCGCACCCGCGCGCTGCTCGGCGGCTGA
- a CDS encoding cation diffusion facilitator family transporter, with protein MSERAPLCTGSDDGSRSHAVAPGHDDHKGHAHGSGGHTHGVSSNADRRYLWGALLLLGSFMVAEVVVAFISGSLALLSDAGHMLSDVGAIGAALWAMHLSAKPARGSWTFGWKRAEILSAAGNGITLLVVSGIVAFEAIRRLINPPAVEGGAVLIVALVGVAVNIGAAWLVARANRTSLNVEGAYQHILTDLYGFIGTVIAGVVILLTCWTRADPIASLIVVGLMLYAAWGLLRESGRVLLEGAPKDVDLEDLQKHLLETPHVLSVHDLHVWTVTSDLPAVSAHVVVSDECFTNCDAPRTLDELQACLHGHFDLEHSTFQLEPAGHAAHESGTH; from the coding sequence ATGAGCGAGCGCGCACCGCTGTGCACCGGATCGGACGACGGCAGCCGCAGCCATGCCGTCGCCCCCGGTCACGACGACCACAAGGGCCACGCGCACGGCAGCGGCGGGCACACGCACGGCGTGAGCTCCAACGCCGACCGGCGCTACCTCTGGGGAGCACTCCTGCTGCTCGGGTCGTTCATGGTCGCCGAGGTCGTCGTGGCCTTCATCTCCGGCTCGCTCGCGCTGCTCTCCGACGCGGGGCACATGCTGAGCGACGTCGGCGCGATCGGCGCCGCGCTCTGGGCGATGCACCTGTCGGCCAAGCCCGCCCGCGGCAGCTGGACCTTCGGCTGGAAGCGCGCCGAGATCCTCTCCGCCGCCGGCAACGGCATCACGCTGCTCGTGGTGTCGGGCATCGTCGCGTTCGAGGCGATCCGGCGCCTCATCAACCCACCCGCGGTCGAGGGTGGCGCGGTGCTGATCGTCGCGCTCGTCGGCGTCGCGGTGAACATCGGCGCCGCCTGGCTGGTCGCCCGCGCCAACCGCACCAGCCTCAACGTCGAGGGCGCCTACCAGCACATCCTCACCGACCTCTACGGCTTCATCGGCACGGTGATCGCCGGTGTCGTCATCCTCCTGACCTGCTGGACCCGCGCGGACCCGATCGCCTCCCTCATCGTCGTCGGCCTGATGCTGTATGCCGCCTGGGGCCTGCTCCGCGAGAGCGGCCGCGTGCTGCTCGAGGGCGCACCCAAGGACGTCGACCTCGAGGACCTGCAGAAGCACCTGCTCGAGACCCCGCACGTGCTGTCGGTGCACGACCTGCACGTCTGGACCGTGACCTCCGACCTGCCCGCGGTGTCCGCGCACGTGGTGGTGAGCGACGAGTGCTTCACCAACTGCGACGCCCCGCGCACACTCGACGAGCTGCAGGCCTGCCTGCACGGCCACTTCGATCTGGAGCACTCGACCTTCCAGCTCGAGCCCGCCGGTCACGCCGCGCACGAGTCCGGCACGCACTGA
- a CDS encoding ArsR/SmtB family transcription factor gives MPTTNSARAESDRHGDELSDDQVEAAVTTFALLADATRVRILWALRDEELDVATLADIAGCRPTVASQHLAKLRLAGLVVGTRDGRRVVYRLRGEHTRPLLTEGLFHADHQVDEG, from the coding sequence ATGCCGACAACCAACTCCGCACGGGCCGAATCCGACCGGCACGGCGACGAGCTCTCCGACGACCAGGTCGAGGCCGCCGTCACCACCTTCGCGCTGCTGGCCGACGCCACCCGCGTGCGGATCCTGTGGGCATTGCGCGACGAGGAACTCGACGTCGCGACCCTCGCCGACATCGCCGGCTGCCGGCCCACCGTGGCCAGTCAGCACCTGGCCAAGCTGCGGCTGGCCGGCCTCGTCGTGGGCACCCGCGACGGTCGCCGGGTGGTCTACCGGCTGCGCGGCGAACATACCCGTCCGCTGCTTACCGAGGGGCTCTTCCACGCCGACCATCAGGTCGACGAAGGCTGA
- a CDS encoding chorismate mutase, protein MSTPPQPTPDETLAAYRRSIDNIDAALIHMLAERFRITQAVGEYKATHELPPADPAREDRQIERLRALATESGLDPEFSEKFLRFVIDEVIHHHERIRETAGE, encoded by the coding sequence ATGAGCACGCCACCGCAGCCGACGCCGGACGAGACACTTGCGGCATACCGGCGGTCGATCGACAACATCGACGCCGCGCTGATCCACATGCTCGCCGAGCGCTTCCGCATCACCCAGGCGGTCGGCGAATACAAGGCGACCCACGAGTTGCCGCCCGCCGACCCGGCGCGCGAGGACCGGCAGATCGAGCGGCTGCGCGCGCTCGCGACCGAGTCAGGGCTGGACCCGGAGTTCAGTGAGAAGTTCCTGCGCTTCGTGATCGACGAGGTGATCCACCACCACGAGCGCATCCGGGAAACCGCCGGCGAGTAG
- a CDS encoding HelD family protein: protein MSVTSDRAGAPAVPPAVTAEIAAEQAYVDRVYAELAKAGDRAKLVEAEGLARGRTDRTGEAREEEITGLFERDALVFNAGRRRQALETQYEGLVFGRLDLEHDKPAADGSTDEVRYIGRIGVRDDDYEPLVIDWRAPAASPFYRATPVHPEGVVRRRVLRCRDSTVLGVEDDLMVPEAPEGMVVVGDGALMAALTRSRGGRMRDIVATIQAHQDEAIRASSRGVTEITGGPGTGKTVVALHRAAYLLYSDRRRYESGGILVVGPSAAYTAYIERVLPSLGEDSVTLRSLGDLVDGMTATRLDAPAAAEVKGSLRIRRVLSRAARDLPPDAPTQFRAMVAGHPIRIDAPQLRQLRRQVLRHHQHNAAAEAATSALADAAWAQVRSGDKGEKSEFVDRFTDHLEVEAFMRDWWRPIDPREVLLWLTDEERVRRYTDGVLDAAERDALHRSMQVALDEGSWSVADVALVDDLTARLGVVPEQPREERGFYEIEELDDLGVSELQPARRIPAVEVGYEVTPSDRRERLLAGRIGRPDEYAHVLVDEAQDLSPMQWRSLGRRGRYASWTVVGDAAQSSWPLAEESVAARDEAFGTKPRQVFHMDTNYRNAREIFDYAADVIRRSVPDADIPQAVRETGVLPVELVATAGTLHDTVLGATKSLLDEVDGSIAVITPDSHRALLADLPQVAPGRVVLADPMSTKGLEHDATVVVDPDAIVAESPGGVRVLYVALTRAAHRMTVIQMKEA, encoded by the coding sequence TTGAGCGTTACCAGTGACCGCGCCGGTGCACCTGCCGTGCCGCCCGCCGTGACCGCGGAGATCGCCGCGGAGCAGGCGTATGTCGACCGGGTCTACGCCGAGCTGGCCAAGGCCGGCGACCGGGCCAAGCTGGTCGAGGCCGAGGGCCTGGCCCGTGGCCGCACCGACCGCACCGGCGAGGCGCGCGAGGAGGAGATCACCGGCCTGTTCGAACGCGACGCCCTGGTCTTCAACGCCGGCCGCCGCCGGCAGGCACTGGAGACGCAGTACGAAGGCCTGGTCTTCGGCCGGCTCGACCTCGAGCACGACAAGCCCGCCGCCGACGGCAGCACCGACGAGGTGCGCTACATCGGCCGCATCGGCGTGCGCGACGACGACTACGAGCCGCTCGTCATCGACTGGCGGGCTCCCGCCGCGTCCCCCTTCTACCGGGCGACGCCGGTCCACCCCGAGGGCGTGGTCCGCCGGCGCGTGCTGCGCTGCCGCGACTCCACGGTGCTCGGCGTCGAGGACGACCTCATGGTGCCCGAGGCGCCCGAGGGCATGGTCGTGGTCGGCGACGGCGCCCTGATGGCGGCGCTGACCCGCTCACGCGGCGGCCGCATGCGCGACATCGTCGCCACCATCCAGGCCCACCAGGACGAGGCGATCCGCGCCTCCAGCCGCGGCGTCACCGAGATCACCGGCGGTCCGGGCACCGGCAAGACCGTGGTCGCGCTGCACCGCGCCGCCTACCTGCTCTACTCCGACCGGCGACGCTACGAGTCCGGCGGCATCCTGGTCGTCGGGCCGTCCGCGGCCTACACGGCATACATCGAGCGAGTGCTGCCGTCCCTCGGCGAGGACAGCGTGACGCTGCGCTCGCTCGGCGACCTGGTCGACGGTATGACGGCAACGCGCCTCGACGCCCCGGCCGCCGCGGAGGTGAAGGGCTCGCTGCGGATCCGGCGCGTGCTCTCCCGCGCCGCCCGTGACCTGCCACCCGACGCGCCCACCCAGTTCCGGGCGATGGTCGCCGGCCACCCGATCCGCATCGACGCGCCGCAACTGCGCCAGCTGCGGCGTCAGGTGCTGCGCCACCACCAGCACAACGCGGCCGCCGAGGCCGCGACGTCCGCGCTCGCCGACGCCGCCTGGGCGCAGGTGCGCAGCGGTGACAAGGGCGAGAAGTCGGAGTTCGTCGACCGGTTCACCGACCACCTCGAGGTCGAGGCGTTCATGCGCGACTGGTGGCGGCCGATCGACCCGCGGGAGGTGCTGCTCTGGCTGACCGACGAGGAGCGGGTGCGCCGCTACACCGACGGCGTGCTCGACGCCGCCGAGCGCGACGCGCTCCACCGGTCGATGCAGGTCGCGCTCGACGAGGGCAGCTGGTCGGTCGCCGACGTCGCGCTCGTCGACGACCTGACCGCCCGGCTCGGCGTCGTGCCCGAGCAGCCCCGCGAGGAACGTGGCTTCTACGAGATTGAGGAGCTCGACGACCTCGGGGTCTCCGAACTCCAGCCGGCGCGGCGCATCCCGGCCGTTGAGGTCGGCTACGAGGTGACCCCCTCCGATCGTCGCGAGCGCCTGCTGGCCGGCCGGATCGGACGGCCCGACGAATACGCGCACGTGCTGGTCGACGAGGCGCAGGACCTGTCGCCGATGCAGTGGCGGTCGCTCGGCCGGCGCGGGCGCTACGCGTCCTGGACCGTCGTCGGCGACGCCGCGCAGAGCTCGTGGCCGCTCGCCGAGGAGTCGGTGGCCGCCCGCGACGAGGCGTTCGGCACCAAGCCGCGGCAGGTGTTCCACATGGACACCAACTACCGCAACGCGCGCGAGATCTTCGACTACGCCGCCGACGTCATCCGCCGCTCCGTGCCGGATGCCGACATCCCGCAGGCGGTGCGCGAAACCGGTGTGCTGCCAGTCGAACTCGTCGCCACGGCCGGCACCCTGCACGACACCGTGCTCGGCGCCACCAAGAGCCTGCTCGACGAGGTCGACGGCTCGATCGCCGTCATCACCCCCGACAGTCACCGCGCGCTGCTCGCCGACCTGCCGCAGGTCGCGCCCGGCCGGGTCGTGCTCGCCGACCCCATGTCGACCAAGGGCCTCGAGCACGACGCGACCGTCGTGGTCGACCCCGACGCGATCGTCGCCGAATCCCCCGGCGGCGTCCGGGTGCTCTATGTCGCCCTCACCCGCGCCGCGCACCGGATGACCGTCATCCAAATGAAGGAAGCATGA
- a CDS encoding LuxR C-terminal-related transcriptional regulator gives MPHRNKGPSPSGDVISIQSGDDQTTSLYLAILQCANPTAEGLRAQGFAQEQLDEQLPILVQRGLIQSVDDDNWYVVPPEVAMPAYAAALEDRARFVRASTQAMSRVYTRTQSERRLNTDVGILPLTSLVEVTQALHQVTSTAQSWVLSSRTDSPLSRYLLEAPSSVSTTPYLNSQGDSLHVRLDIDPALLTDPNAGEIMHARAAAGDEIRLTAGMPFTGAVNDRGLAMLDLQDRGGTPVGVLLNFANGGDVVRACLEFAWRLGVPWRPADDPASDQDLLDSRDRRILRLMANGVSDAAISRQLGISSRTVERRVRVIMDRVNATTRFQAGVLAARQGLI, from the coding sequence GTGCCGCATCGCAACAAAGGCCCGTCCCCCTCAGGTGACGTCATCTCGATCCAGTCCGGTGACGACCAGACCACCTCGCTCTACCTGGCGATCCTGCAGTGCGCCAACCCCACTGCGGAGGGGCTGCGCGCGCAGGGATTCGCCCAGGAGCAACTCGACGAACAGCTGCCGATCCTGGTGCAGCGCGGGCTGATTCAGTCCGTCGACGACGACAATTGGTATGTCGTGCCGCCCGAGGTGGCGATGCCGGCATACGCCGCCGCACTCGAGGACCGCGCACGCTTCGTCCGCGCGTCCACCCAGGCGATGTCCCGCGTCTACACGCGCACCCAGTCCGAGCGGCGCCTCAACACCGATGTCGGCATCCTGCCGCTCACCTCACTGGTCGAGGTCACCCAAGCGCTGCACCAGGTGACGTCGACGGCGCAGTCGTGGGTGCTGTCCAGCCGCACCGACTCCCCCCTCAGTCGCTACCTGCTGGAGGCGCCCAGCTCGGTCTCGACCACGCCCTACCTCAACAGCCAGGGCGACTCGCTGCACGTCCGGCTCGACATCGACCCGGCACTGCTGACCGACCCCAACGCCGGCGAGATCATGCACGCGCGCGCCGCCGCGGGCGACGAGATCCGGCTCACCGCCGGCATGCCCTTCACCGGCGCCGTCAACGACCGCGGCCTGGCGATGCTGGACCTGCAGGACCGCGGCGGCACTCCGGTGGGCGTGCTGCTCAACTTCGCCAACGGCGGCGACGTCGTGCGCGCCTGCCTGGAGTTCGCCTGGCGGCTCGGGGTGCCGTGGCGGCCGGCCGACGACCCCGCGTCCGACCAGGACCTGCTCGACTCGCGCGACCGGCGCATCCTGCGCCTGATGGCCAACGGCGTCTCGGACGCGGCCATCTCCCGGCAGCTCGGCATCTCCTCCCGCACGGTCGAGCGGCGGGTGCGCGTCATCATGGACCGGGTCAACGCCACGACGCGCTTCCAGGCGGGTGTGCTGGCCGCCCGTCAAGGATTGATCTAA
- the purD gene encoding phosphoribosylamine--glycine ligase, whose protein sequence is MRALVIGSGAREHAIVHGLLADPSVTEVAAAPGNPGIAAQARCLPLADVTDADAVVGTAREFAPDLVIVGPEAPLVAGVADALREAGFAVFGPSREAAQLEGSKAFAKDVMAAADVPTARSYVATSEAEVREALDATGAPYVVKDDGLAAGKGVVVTESIDAAVDHALACFAAGGSVVVEEFLDGPEVSIFCVTDGDVIVPLAPSQDFKRIGDGDEGPNTGGMGAYSPLPWAPEGLVDEVVRRIAQPTIDEMRRRGTPFAGVLYVGLALTSAGPRVIEFNARFGDPETQVVLARLQAPLGTLLQAAAEGRLAEQPPLVWRDDFAVTVVVASEGYPRSPRTGDEISGVPEAADDRYVLHAGTARDGDGTLVSAGGRVLSAVGVGPDLPAARAAAYAVVDGIALRGSQHRTDIAKAAAEGQVIVS, encoded by the coding sequence GTGAGAGCACTCGTCATCGGCTCCGGAGCCCGCGAACACGCAATCGTCCACGGCCTGCTGGCGGACCCGTCGGTGACCGAGGTCGCCGCCGCGCCCGGCAACCCGGGCATCGCAGCGCAGGCTCGCTGCCTGCCGCTCGCGGACGTCACCGACGCCGACGCCGTCGTGGGCACGGCACGGGAGTTTGCGCCCGACCTGGTGATCGTCGGCCCGGAGGCGCCGCTCGTCGCGGGTGTCGCCGACGCGCTGCGAGAGGCCGGCTTCGCCGTCTTCGGACCGTCACGCGAGGCCGCCCAGCTCGAGGGCAGCAAGGCCTTCGCCAAGGACGTGATGGCCGCGGCCGACGTCCCGACTGCGCGTAGCTACGTCGCAACCTCCGAGGCGGAGGTGCGTGAGGCGCTGGACGCGACCGGTGCGCCATACGTCGTGAAGGACGACGGGCTGGCTGCGGGCAAGGGCGTCGTCGTCACCGAATCCATCGACGCCGCAGTCGATCACGCGCTCGCCTGTTTCGCTGCGGGCGGCAGTGTGGTGGTCGAGGAGTTTCTCGACGGGCCGGAGGTCTCGATCTTCTGTGTCACCGACGGCGATGTCATCGTGCCGCTCGCGCCCTCGCAGGACTTCAAACGCATCGGCGACGGTGACGAAGGCCCGAACACCGGTGGCATGGGCGCGTATTCGCCGTTGCCCTGGGCGCCCGAGGGGCTGGTCGACGAGGTGGTGCGTCGCATCGCTCAGCCGACGATCGACGAAATGCGCCGCCGCGGAACGCCTTTCGCTGGCGTGCTCTACGTCGGACTGGCTCTGACGAGTGCGGGCCCGCGGGTGATCGAGTTCAATGCGCGCTTCGGGGACCCCGAGACGCAGGTCGTGCTCGCCCGGTTGCAGGCCCCGTTGGGCACGCTCCTGCAGGCGGCCGCCGAGGGCCGGCTCGCCGAACAGCCCCCGCTCGTATGGCGCGACGACTTCGCGGTCACGGTCGTCGTGGCGAGCGAGGGCTATCCGCGCAGCCCCCGCACCGGCGACGAGATCAGCGGCGTGCCCGAGGCGGCGGACGATCGTTACGTGTTGCACGCGGGCACGGCCCGCGACGGCGACGGGACGCTGGTCTCCGCCGGCGGCCGGGTGCTGTCGGCCGTCGGGGTGGGCCCGGATCTGCCGGCGGCGCGAGCCGCGGCATACGCAGTGGTCGACGGCATCGCGCTGCGCGGCTCGCAGCACCGCACCGACATCGCGAAGGCGGCGGCCGAGGGGCAGGTCATCGTCTCCTGA
- a CDS encoding CsbD family protein: MGLKDNLSNMAEEAKGKAQEAVGKATGNEQKQAEGEATQSDANFKQAGENLKDGDVKGAFNDTKDGLS; the protein is encoded by the coding sequence ATGGGTCTCAAGGACAACCTGAGCAACATGGCCGAGGAAGCCAAGGGCAAGGCGCAGGAGGCCGTCGGCAAGGCCACCGGCAACGAGCAGAAGCAGGCGGAGGGTGAGGCCACCCAGTCCGACGCCAACTTCAAGCAGGCCGGCGAGAACCTCAAGGACGGCGATGTCAAGGGTGCCTTCAACGACACCAAGGACGGCCTGAGCTGA